agTAACTTTCCAAATCActgcggagcttctctctcttttcagagttcactcgataggcatgttgttggatcgggggccagtccccaatgtcatgctctagtacatttgggttggcacatctgagaatgaaccctgctattctaaaagaagggcaacaatgtcaatatattTATACCCGAAAATTGTCAGTTGattgcataaataattatgattactaaaagttacatgaattgtaaatatgaatgATCAAAACCAAATGGACactcctttgttaatatgtattgtCAATAATTCACTTAATGGTAAGGCATGGTAtaataaaaaatgttaaaaaaaatatttgattgcatagtcttattttcaacgacttttcaattacattttgctaggtgggatagcctcaatgtcaaaacacagttttaacgtgtccaaatcaataaccaatatgcagaaacagtttgggataaattgaaaacctaaacataacatgtgctatttacacaaacatctgccacaataatcatatttcttgtatttttttaaacaagctccttataaactgcacaagcaccagaaacgctgttttgacaagtagcaataaatcactgatatcgattagagGGGAAACGTGATGTTGGAATGcgtttaaatgtaggggtcgctaaacaaaggaacgcaacacttatttgtcataactAATCAATTTCATGCTAAAATCATTTGTGCgacaggagggagatgaggttgcacgtacTGTTAAAACTagcagctcaaaaaccacactgaatctgggaataatgtgaaCTTACTAAAtctcataaatagtactctttcaattcagagcctggatttccccCCTGAGgataatatccatatcatgttgaaatcaatagaacaggggacaaacatttaggcttctacattgtgacaatattaaaatactcctactacaatgtttaaacattctacattgtgacattaattcattgatatcatgaaacaactccttcatgtattttctgatgtttagtcagagatcttttatcagattacCTCTGGTCACAGCTATACGATTTCTCTCCTgaatgtgttctctggtgcactgtcagatagctagatctagtaaaactcttcccacattgatcacagctataaggtttctctcctgtgtgtgttctctggtgcactgtcagattgctagattgactaaaactcttcccacattgatcacagctataaggtttatctcctgtgtgtgttctctggtgcactgtcagcatactagattgacaaaaactcttcccacattgatcacagctataaggtttatctcctgtgtgtattctctggtgcactgtcagagagccagaagtagaaaaactcttcccacattgatcacagctacaaggtttctctcctgtgtgtgttttctggtgtGTAGTCAGATTACTTGATGtcataaaactcttcccacattgatcacaactatgagatttctctcctgtgtgtgttctctggtgtgaagtcagattGCTTGATGTAGTACAACTtttcccacattgagcacagctataaggtttctctcctgtgtgtgttctctggtgcactgtcagagagccagaagtagtaaaactcttcccacattgatcacagctataaggtttctctcctgtgtgggttctctggtgcactgtcagagagccagaagtagtaaaactcttcccacattgaccacagctatgagatttctctcctgtgtgtgttctctggtgtgaagtcagattgcttgatgtagtaaaactcttcccacattgatcacagatataagatttctctcctgtgtgtgttctcaggtGTCTAGTCTGACTCCTAAATTTAGTaaacctcttcccacattgatcacagctataaggtttctctcctgtgtgtgttctctggtgcactgccCGATAGAGAGaagtagaaaaactcttcccacattgataacagctataaggtttctcttcTGTGTGGATTCTCTGGTGTTTAGTCAGACTGCTAGATTTAGTaaacctcttcccacattgatcacagctataaggtttctctcctgtgtgtgttctctggtgtaaagtcagagagccagatgtagtaaaactcttcccacattgatcacagctataaggtttctcccctgtgtgtgttctctggtgcactttCAGACAGCTAGATTgactaaaactctttccacattgatcacagctataaggtttctcccctgtgtgtgttctctggtgcactttCAGACAGCTAGATTgactaaaactctttccacattgatcacagctataaggtttctctcctgtgtgtgttctctggtgcactgtcagttcACTAGAATgataaaaactcttcccacattgatcacagctataaggtttatctcctgtgtgtattctctggtgcactgtcagagagccagaagtagaaaaactcttcccacattgatcacagctataaggtttctctcctgtgtgtattctctggtgcactgtcagagagccagaagtagaaaaactcttcccacattgatcacagctataaggtttctctcctgtgtgtgttctctggtgtttcgTCAGACTGCTAGATTTAGTaaacctcttcccacattgatcacagctataaggtttctctcctgtgtgtgttctctggtgtaaagtcagagagccagatgtagtaaaactcttcccacattgatcacagctataaggtttctcccctgtgtgtgttctctggtgcactttCAGACAGCTAGATTgactaaaactc
This genomic stretch from Salvelinus fontinalis isolate EN_2023a unplaced genomic scaffold, ASM2944872v1 scaffold_1232, whole genome shotgun sequence harbors:
- the LOC129848850 gene encoding zinc finger protein ZFP2-like: MRSLSYSPAKGDEDITVKQEVEIRDYCGSSGEPQQPHDAEEAEKSLSRSEHVKKHQQRSTGKKSHCCSDCEKRFTSTSAIKLHQRIHTGEKPYSCDQCGERFTKSSSLTKHQRTHTGEKPYSCDQCGKSFSQSSCLKVHQRTHTGEKPYSCDQCGKSFTTSGSLTLHQRTHTGEKPYSCDQCGKRFTKSSSLTKHQRTHTGEKPYSCDQCGKSFSTSGSLTVHQRIHTGEKPYSCDQCGKSFSTSGSLTVHQRIHTGDKPYSCDQCGKSFYHSSELTVHQRTHTGEKPYSCDQCGKSFSQSSCLKVHQRTHTGEKPYSCDQCGKSFSQSSCLKVHQRTHTGEKPYSCDQCGKSFTTSGSLTLHQRTHTGEKPYSCDQCGKRFTKSSSLTKHQRIHTEEKPYSCYQCGKSFSTSLYRAVHQRTHTGEKPYSCDQCGKRFTKFRSQTRHLRTHTGEKSYICDQCGKSFTTSSNLTSHQRTHTGEKSHSCGQCGKSFTTSGSLTVHQRTHTGEKPYSCDQCGKSFTTSGSLTVHQRTHTGEKPYSCAQCGKSCTTSSNLTSHQRTHTGEKSHSCDQCGKSFMTSSNLTTHQKTHTGEKPCSCDQCGKSFSTSGSLTVHQRIHTGDKPYSCDQCGKSFCQSSMLTVHQRTHTGDKPYSCDQCGKSFSQSSNLTVHQRTHTGEKPYSCDQCGKSFTRSSYLTVHQRTHSGEKSYSCDQR